The proteins below come from a single Rhodohalobacter sp. SW132 genomic window:
- a CDS encoding NTP transferase domain-containing protein yields the protein MSSAKAIILAAGQGTRLRPLTDDVPKCMVKVNGKPMLEWQIETLNSYGIVDITVVAGYKEEKIQDPRIKKVINIDFDSTNMVYSLMCAEKEFNREVIVAYGDIIYSKKVLKKVLDSKEDIVLASDELWEQYWNKRCGDPLSDAETFVTGPNNQVKSLGQKANSTKEIDGQFTGLMKFSAKGCDIMKKAYYSCKDDSACIADTWNSGRELKNTYMTDLLNFLSQTSKVTYVSIQRGWFEVDNIKDLKIASEVNFE from the coding sequence ATGAGTTCAGCAAAAGCAATAATTCTCGCAGCAGGACAAGGAACACGACTCCGCCCACTTACTGATGATGTCCCCAAATGCATGGTTAAAGTAAATGGAAAACCAATGCTTGAATGGCAAATTGAAACCTTAAACTCTTATGGCATTGTAGATATTACAGTAGTGGCCGGGTATAAAGAAGAGAAGATTCAGGATCCGAGAATAAAAAAAGTAATAAATATTGATTTTGATTCAACAAATATGGTCTACAGCCTCATGTGTGCAGAAAAGGAATTTAATAGAGAAGTTATAGTTGCATACGGAGATATTATCTATTCGAAAAAAGTGCTGAAAAAAGTATTAGACAGCAAAGAAGATATCGTTTTGGCCTCAGATGAACTCTGGGAGCAATATTGGAATAAGCGTTGTGGAGATCCGCTGTCAGATGCAGAGACATTTGTCACGGGGCCGAATAACCAGGTAAAGAGTCTTGGTCAAAAAGCGAATTCCACGAAAGAAATAGATGGGCAATTTACAGGGTTGATGAAATTCTCGGCCAAAGGGTGTGATATCATGAAGAAAGCATACTACAGTTGTAAAGATGATTCGGCCTGCATAGCTGACACCTGGAATTCCGGACGCGAACTCAAAAATACGTACATGACCGACCTGCTTAATTTTCTATCTCAAACCTCTAAGGTCACGTATGTTTCGATTCAAAGAGGATGGTTTGAGGTTGATAACATAAAAGATCTGAAAATAGCCTCTGAAGTTAATTTTGAGTAA
- a CDS encoding gamma-glutamyl-gamma-aminobutyrate hydrolase family protein (Members of this family of hydrolases with an active site Cys residue belong to MEROPS family C26.): protein MKRIGITQRVVYEEKVNERRDVLDQSWYAFASKIGIQLYPIPNAISSPIDYTDHLQLDGVIFSGGNNVSENKSDDLDLLMKEDVAIERDKTETELLQWAVTNQKPVIGICRGMQLICTFFGGKLSDVEPGIHVAKEHEVSFLEQHFSNIFGDKRSCNSYHRKGILIDDLPEEIVVAGRYKDEAEAVRHNSHPIFGMMWHPERYTSFREEDIFLFSKIFNASQKT from the coding sequence ATGAAACGAATTGGTATAACGCAGCGGGTTGTATATGAAGAAAAGGTAAATGAACGACGAGATGTCCTGGACCAAAGTTGGTATGCATTTGCATCCAAGATTGGTATCCAGCTCTATCCAATACCCAATGCAATATCAAGCCCAATTGATTATACAGATCACTTGCAATTAGACGGGGTCATTTTTTCAGGTGGCAACAACGTCTCGGAAAATAAAAGTGATGATCTCGATTTGTTAATGAAAGAAGATGTTGCCATAGAAAGAGATAAAACCGAAACCGAGTTACTTCAATGGGCTGTTACCAACCAGAAACCGGTGATCGGAATTTGCCGGGGAATGCAATTAATATGCACCTTTTTTGGTGGAAAGCTTTCCGATGTTGAGCCGGGAATACATGTAGCGAAAGAGCATGAGGTTTCTTTTTTAGAACAACACTTTTCCAATATTTTCGGCGATAAAAGATCCTGCAATTCTTATCATCGTAAAGGAATCTTGATTGATGACCTGCCTGAAGAGATAGTGGTTGCCGGCCGTTACAAGGATGAAGCTGAAGCTGTTCGTCACAATTCACATCCAATTTTTGGTATGATGTGGCATCCCGAACGATATACTTCATTCAGAGAAGAAGACATTTTTTTATTTTCAAAAATTTTTAATGCCAGTCAGAAAACATGA